tttgatttccgtaaattttttattcattttcaatctttataagtttgtattttttttcaattttagtttctattagattttaatttttttatttatagttctcataatttatgttattatgattaaaattaaaaaaacataaatttacatgtaccaaaaataaataaaatatcttataagaatcaaaattaaataaacacaaacgaataaaattagaaaaatatacttacaagaaataaaaagaaaaaaatattaacaccaaaaatatatttaagtaaaaaaaaatgttatacatTATTCCAACTAACTTAAtcaatgatttaaaatttgaatcatgagtatgtaatttttttttaatatattagtaaCTATCTACTTTAaatgatatgaaattatttctgtttAATAAGTAATTCTTAAATCTGAGTCGTCAACTTATTAAATATTTCGATGACGAATTTTGTGATATATAGTAATTTTTCGAGCATGGTCTAATTTTTCTaagcagtaaaaaaaaagtactagtaataattataagagTGTTAAATAcattggatttgattttgttaattatgGGCATGGTTTTGGTTTAGGTTTTTCTTGGGGCTGGGGATTGGAGGAGACTACCCTCTGTCTTCTACCATAATGTCGGAGTTTGCGAACAAGAAGACAAGAGGGTCGTTCATAGCGGCGGTTTTTTCGATGCAAGGCTTCGGCATATTGGCCAGCTCCACCGTGACGATGGCGGTGTGCTCCATATTCCGTGCAGCGTCCAAGAACTCCGAGGCTGACTTGGCATGGAGGTTGATTCTCATGCTCGGTTCAGTTCCGGCAGCCATGACTTACTACTGGCGCATGATGATGCCCGAAACCGCCAGGTACCTGCCTCCGTTGACATCTTGACTTTCCACCTTccacatctttttttttaattaattattattattattcttattattattagtatatattatcACTTTTTTATGGCTTTAATTTCTTGCGTCCATTGAACGAGTGAAAAGGATGTTATCTCGCTGTCTACATAATATTAATTGCTCGTTCTGATGTTGAACCGAAGAAATTGACAAAGACAAGCTGATGTTTATCCTTGTTGAATTTCTTTCACAATTAAGgtgtatataaataataagaatcaatataaaataagatgattggtgtaataaacaaaaatgaattataaaaatgtttatgtaagtcgttttattttaggttaaattattttagaagatcaaattgaacccaaaaaaaatagaggatcaaatcaaattaaatttaaaaattaaaagatcaaattaaaactaaataaaatagagtaacaaatcaaaaataaaaaataaattaaaagaacataaactaatttaacttttattttatgtatccACTTACTAGTCCTCGTTATGTAATGTGTTTTGGATTCACTTCATAGTAAGAAATAATTAATGGTTTTAAATGatagaaataaagaaataaatagttttttatgaTATCATTATGATTTTATAAGATATGTGGtgtaataaagagaaataaagaaaatgaattgtaaaaatgtaaatatatagaattaatatagctcattttattttatgcatgcaCTTTTAGTTCTTGTCTAGGAAGTGTAAGGAATCAGTTGTATAttcagttttcttttatttatgggaataaaaaattctttaaagatttataataactaatGCAAATCTTCGTTAGTTAACTGAGTTAGATTCTCGGTTATTTAGTTAATAATCACTTAATTAGAATTGTTTTAGTCAACGGGAAAAATAGAGTGGAATTATTCATCAGGCCCTTGTTGGTGAAATTTTTTCACTTATCAAATCAAGTTTATTAAAAATGGAAAGTAATCAATTTTCGCACTTAAAACGAATAAAgggtaaatagttattttttatcgaaTGTGTAAAGTGTTAATAAATTcgcttgtaaaaaataaaaatttaaattttagttttcaaaagtaaaaaaagtgtgataaatttattaatatgttaacaTTCATTCATTACCATGAGAGCATACGTGTCAGGGATGAATTTGTTATTGCTCTACATATCaattgatgaaaataaatattttcccaaaatataatttaatatttatcttctcctttttaaATCGTTGAGtacataacattacaataaacatTTGTCGAGAGAAAAACAATaagcacttaaaaaaataaaaaaaaaaatcaaacataagttacaacaaatataataataggcATAATACAAGTATAATTTGTCTGTTGCTCTAAAAAATTTTATTGTGACAGAACCTTACTCAAGATATaacattcaaacaaaaatacataGTTATTAAGTTaatccttacaaaaaaaaagagatctaACTTGATTTTGTCACTACctaaacaaaaatatacattCATTAAATTAATCCTTACAAAATAATGAGACTCAACTTGATTTTGTCACTACCTAATATTATTACAATAGAAATTTCGGAGCAACAGATcgattatgtttattaattaatattatgtttattctaACGTatgcttttttaaaatatttattgtaatattatgtTTACAAcgattaaaaaagagaaaaataaagattaaattatattttgagtaAATAGGTATTTTCGTATTGAGATGTTTAGAATGCTAACAAACTCATCtttaaatgtgtcaaataaactCTTTTATTAATAGGGAATGACGGAAGTCAATGGATTAATATATTTGTCGcaaatttttcacttttaaaatctaaaatttaaatttttatctttaatgaaTGAATTTGTAAGCCCTCTGTAGAATGAAAAGCAAAAATCATTATTTACCCAAGAATGAACGTCaagcaaaaaatagaaaatgccAGGTTGCGTTCGCCGAAAAGAAAAATGGCTAGGATGATTAATTTTAGAGTTGTTTAAGTTGCTCGCGTGATTCATGtttgatattaaaaatcaaaatatcatcaaTTGCTTCTTTGAACTTATTACTTTAACCACCCTCAAcaattatttgtcttttttataataaatatataagaatttttgGAATTGACTAAAggcaaaaacataattaaaaaggtaataattaatgttatcataaaaaacaattaataacagTAGTAATTTTCTTCCAACACTACCTGTAGGGAAAATATTAAGTAAGAATTTTTTGTCAAAGTCAAGCATTTCATAAACAATGCATTACTGAATTTGAATATGTATTTTTACTGCCTTGTCTTAATGAGCACGCACTAATTAGATTGTGCGCCTGGGACCagatataataataagtaaaaaaacataaactgcATAATACtaaggttaaaaaaataagaattaattataatataatctaaCAACCATAAGGTTTTACATCCGGCTAGACTCAGCTTAACGGTAAAGTTTGGATAATTAGTGTATGAGCTCTCTTATCTGGTTTAAATCTCATTCCTTTCAATTTAGACTTAACAAAAAAGccttttaatattattgaacaataatattatatagtgTAAGATTAATgactattataataattattttaaatgttagtgtgatttctaattaattgtCGGTCTTTACATTATGATCAGTATATtactatattaaaataaactcgcattcgttcaacaaaaaaaaaattaaactcacacaataatcttaatataaaattaagatattgAGTTATTAATTATGTTTCTTAACTAAAGATTTTGATGTGCAATCATAGGTACACAGCATTAGTGGAGCAAAATGTGATGCAAGCAGCAAAGGACATGGAGAAAGTCCTTGATGTAACACTGAGCCAGATTGCTGAAGAACATCCATTGCCACCAACCCCACATCCATACCCTCTCCTTTCAAGGGAATTCTTGCGTAGGCACGGTCGTGACCTATTTGCATGTTCTTCCACATGGTTCCTTGTGGACATTGTGTTCTACAGCCAAGTTTTGTTCCAAAGTGAAATATACAAACGCTACCTAGACAAAAAGGAGGAAGTGGATGTGTATCAAGAGACTTTCCATGTTGCATGGATCCAAGCCGTTATTGCTGTGTGTTCCACAATCCCTGGCTACTTCTTCTCAGTGTACTTCATTGACAAATGGGGAAGGgtcaaaatccaaatgatggGTTTTTTCTTCATGGCATTGGCCTTTTTCGCCATTGGGATTCCCTATTACTCTTTTTGGACCACCGAGGACCATAATATGAATAAAGGGTTCATGGTGTTGTATGGGCTTGCTTTTTTCTTTGCCAATTTTGGGCCCAACACTACTACCTTCATAGTCCCAGCTGAGCTTTTTCCAGCTAGGTTTAGGTCAACGTGTCATGGAATTTCTGGGGCCGTTGGCAAGGTTGGGGCAATTATTGGGTCTGTGGGGTTTCTTTGGGCTTCAcataaaaagaaggaaaatggaTACCCTAAGGGAATTGGGATGGAAGTGACCCTTATCATACTTGGAGTGGTGTGCTTATTGGGAATGTTGGTCACCTACCTTTTCACTAGGGAAACCATGGGAAGGTCTTTGGAAGAGAATGAGGTTGAGAGTGTGAATCATGAAGTTGAAGAGCATGATAATCTTTGATTTAAGGGTGTGTATAAGGCGGTATGTGTGAGCATATTAATGGTAATTTTCTGTTAATAAGTATTGGATATGATaatgaaacattttaaaatatatctggCAGTTATTAATGGCAAATTACCGGATTACCTTATATAAACCTTGATTTATGGCACCTTTTGTTATCtctatttaattttgtatagtGTACAAGGTTTaggattttttgtgtgtgtatgtgtgtaatggtggcactaaaatttgaacctaaaattttatgcaagcTAGGCTTCTCCTTATCCATAAGCTGACActagtgagtttttttttacaatatttctagtataaatattgtattaatgGAAAAATTAAACATACTAGTAGTTATTAATGGAAAATGTATTGTATTATCTTACACAAACCCTCATCTGTTAGACCTTttcatatctttattttattttgtataaggTTTAAGGTTTAGGATTTTTTGTTTGTACACTTGACAATGCTAAAATTTGAACCTAAAACTTTAATTAAGTTCCCTAATTTCTCTTACAACTAAGCTAATACTAGTGAGtttcttatgttaaattttgtttaaaactaaattaaagaaaaaaatcaatggtAAAGATTATATGAAGATTTgtgtatattataaaatttattcttaaagACTTCGCAATTAAGGATTGTTTGATATGCACTGAGGTATAACATAGGGAGAAGATAAACATTTAAGTTTCGTAAAATACACCATCATAAGGAAAAGCTAAAGCTGAGACAAGTCCTTGAGAGATTTTGATGTGCAACATCATAATAAATAGTGTAAAATACACtatcatttctttcttataaaaaatatgtagtaattttatgtcaaaaaaataaaggcaaattttatttttggtccccCTAATTATCTTCAATCTTGATTTTGGTTttcctttaaaattattgacgCATTCAGTCCTCCAATTATGTTCAATCCCATAAATGACATTAACTGttacaaaaaaatgttgattgaCACGTGTCACATTCTGATTGGACGATGACCATCACGTTCTGATTGGATGTTAACTTTATGGACgatgaaaatgtattgttgttGTCAACGTCCAATCTGAACGTGATATGTAACAGTCATCGTCTAATCATAATGTAACAGTCAACCTTCCTTTGTAGTAGTCAACGTCTAAATCTGGACTTGAAAACCATATCTATGAGATTAAACATAATCAGAGGACTAAAtacatcaataattttaaagggaGACCAAAATCAGAATTGGAGACAACTAGGagaaccaaaaatataattttgtcaaATAAATAAGCAAACGAGGATATATAGTGAAAAGAGGGTGCAAATAGAATCACCTTCGCGGATGTCCTGAGCATTGGGTGTAACTAATTTtactaatatgaaaaatataatattatttaataattagtgCGTTGTCTCGTGCAATGCATAGCTGGATATTTTGATGAGggacagtatttttttttaatttgtatgtaaaatcttatgaataattatatatctaGTTTAAAAAGATTTGACACGTGATTGTGATAGTGTTTCAAGAAATTGTTTAAGTATCCCAAGTAAACATGAATccatattaatttgaaaaaaatactatcaaATAAGATCATATCAGtagcatatttttaatttctggaaaaaaaatgtcatagtAATATGTATGGAGTATAGAAAGATTGTAAATACAATTAAGCCACATGAACCACCTAAACCCTAAATGAATGATGTTTTCTTCTGAGTCCTTTACCCTTTGTAAAACTGTCATAGTAACATGTATGGAGTAAATTAagcaaaataattgatttaatgaTTGAAACAAATTGTTCTTGgattattctaatattttcaaaatggaCGATGTTTTCTTGGCGGATCCAAGACCCGGACTCGGCAAGggcaaattttaaataatgtagaaagaaaaaaaatcaattatctgGGTCAGACAAGTTAGAGGGGCTATCAAGTTCGGCCATGCTAGCGGAAGCAAAAGACTCGGTTGATTCCATAGAAGACAGGGATGAAACAGTATCAGAGTCTGAGACAACTTCATCATGATGATCAATGATGTGATCTTCATCGGTGTCGGATGCCTCAGACCCTGATACCCCAAGCAAGAGCTTGTTTATTGCTGACTTTGCAGTTTCCACAAACCATTCATCCTCAGGAAGTGCACTGATAATTGATCATGAAAAATGATTGGTGTTAGAATACTAGAACACAATACAACTGAGGACAAGGAATGGTAAATGCAGAAATGAAGAATACCTTTGTGGATCTATGCCCCTAGCAGAGAAGGTCCGGATGGCACGTGCAGTGATAGCTGATGCTATCTGATGGATGTGTCGAGACGGATACCCCGCAAAGCGCGCAATTTCAACAGTGAAGTGCATATCAAGAATTAACTGTCACAAAAAGACAGCTATGGGTGAGAGGAGTTCAGAGCAAGAAACCCTATCCACAATTTTACCAAACTAAATTGAAAGAGAataattctcttaacaatttttcCAATGGGAAAGAGCAATAATAGCATGatattaagtaattttctcTAAAAACATAGGTTTTATTACATAATGATAACATCAAATGATGAATGAAATGCATTATATCTTCAATTGTGGTAGATGACAAATTCTCGAGATGCAATCTAAGACTCCCATGATAACcatcataattatttatttgacaaGCCAAAAAAACGACGTTATTTGTCAGAAAATGTTAATATAACCAAATATTGTACAAATGATGCATCAAGATTGTGCTGGGTAAAGCTTAAGACCTAAAAGTATTTTGGATGACAGAATTTGGACATAAAAGTATTCaattgttcatatatatatatatatatatatatatatatatatatatatatatataaaataaaaatacctgCTGCAAACCAAGTGGCTTCAGAGGAGCTGATTTATCCTCTAATACACCCCAGAACTCTTGTTCATCAGACAACCACATGACAACAGTCTCTGTTAACCTAGCTAGCAACATTTTCTGTATTTTCTCTTTCCCAAGTAATACATCTCCAGCCACAGTTGCTAATTGCTGCAGCTTTGCAAATAATGCCTGCAAATATAGCTATACTTGTCAgtaataaaacaaaacaccagAATTCAATATGAAcatgtaaataaatatatagacaCAGACCGACAGATGCACAGATACACACCTCAGTAAAATAGCATAATGCAAGAAATTATCAAATTAGTGAGCAAATAACAGCCACAGCTTCATTCAGAAAAACAATTTCTAATAATGATTGAAAAAACATGCAATTAACAGCTAACATTACCAAAAAGGAAACATGGAAACACAAAGGGATGATCAAAGAAACAAATAGAGAACGAAAACAAGGGCAgcagcaaaagaagaaaaataagaaaacgaCCTGAAATGGAAGCGAAGGCAGTGGGCCAGAATCCCAGTAAAGATCATCTCTGTTATCACTCAAGTAAATATGTGCATTCAACCGTGTTTTTCCCTCTCTTGAATAGATGAAAGTAACAATGTATTGCCGACAGAAGTGATCCCGAAGTTTGTCAAAAGAATGCTGAAGATGTTTCCTCCACTCCTTCAATTCTACAGTAGCATTTGTATTGAATGATACATTCTCTGTCACTCCACTATTTGGTTCCTTGGCCTTGCTTTCACTTTGCAGCATCCACCTTGATAACACAGCATTTGGTAACAGTTCATCCAATATTGTAAATGCTATTCCCAATATTGCAAGTTGTTCTGAGTCAGTCTCAGCTCTGAAAAGCACGACCTCTTTCAGTTCTGGAAGATTGTCATCATCAGAAGGACCTGGTAGTGCTCTGATAAGAGCATCCATGTATTTATCAAATAGTTGTAAGATTCTATTCAGTACATTTCCTCCAAAATGCAAACTAGCCATTGGCGTTAGCTGTTCCAATATCTCCTATAATTTGCACCAAAAGTACATTATGTTATAGCAAGACAGAAAAATTCCAAGCAAGTTCATTCATTTGCGCTCAAGTGAAAACAATCTctttaaaatacataataagcTATAAACAAAACAAGTGAACATACATAAAAGGAACACGTCGCAAAAGTATGCCATATGTTGCACTGCCATTAGCACTAGTTAC
This region of Glycine max cultivar Williams 82 chromosome 7, Glycine_max_v4.0, whole genome shotgun sequence genomic DNA includes:
- the PHT1-9 gene encoding inorganic phosphate transporter 1-9, giving the protein MARLKVLSTLDTSRTQYYHFKAIIIAGMGLFTDAYDLFSITLIIKIIGRVYYDHREGEHRYETPPEVVSALVAVALLGTAVGQLVFGRLGDLKGRRRVYGFSLLLMVFSSLASGFSICRRKTCVLLTLGFFRFFLGLGIGGDYPLSSTIMSEFANKKTRGSFIAAVFSMQGFGILASSTVTMAVCSIFRAASKNSEADLAWRLILMLGSVPAAMTYYWRMMMPETARYTALVEQNVMQAAKDMEKVLDVTLSQIAEEHPLPPTPHPYPLLSREFLRRHGRDLFACSSTWFLVDIVFYSQVLFQSEIYKRYLDKKEEVDVYQETFHVAWIQAVIAVCSTIPGYFFSVYFIDKWGRVKIQMMGFFFMALAFFAIGIPYYSFWTTEDHNMNKGFMVLYGLAFFFANFGPNTTTFIVPAELFPARFRSTCHGISGAVGKVGAIIGSVGFLWASHKKKENGYPKGIGMEVTLIILGVVCLLGMLVTYLFTRETMGRSLEENEVESVNHEVEEHDNL